Proteins from one Dysgonomonas sp. HDW5A genomic window:
- a CDS encoding CDP-alcohol phosphatidyltransferase family protein: MEQNKPSLESTLKSSDTEEFIDIYFYRPIGYRWALLFQKLGVTPNAVTIASIFIGVGSGICFYFDNLWLTLLGIFLLVWANSFDSADGQLARMTKQFSALGRVLDGFAGNLWFISIYIAICMRLFPVWGWSIWALAVITGYFHSKQASMADYYRNIHLLFLKGKSGSELDNTAELREKNVELTWGANFWEKLVLTFYLNYTKGQESWSANFQEMFKLLKSRFGETAPEQFRVAFREKSLPLMKWTNILSFNTRAIALFVAVLIKQPWLYFVFELVVLNVILVYMVSCHEKMCKTFTKQIEEGKYEVQNTI; encoded by the coding sequence ATGGAACAAAATAAACCATCTTTGGAGTCTACGCTCAAGTCGTCGGACACAGAAGAGTTTATCGATATTTATTTTTATCGCCCAATAGGTTATAGATGGGCGCTGCTCTTTCAGAAATTAGGAGTAACACCGAATGCAGTTACTATAGCGAGTATCTTTATTGGAGTAGGGTCGGGTATTTGTTTTTACTTTGATAATTTATGGCTTACTCTTTTAGGAATATTTTTACTTGTTTGGGCAAATTCGTTTGATAGTGCCGATGGACAATTGGCTCGCATGACCAAGCAGTTTTCAGCATTAGGTCGTGTATTGGACGGCTTTGCCGGAAATCTGTGGTTTATATCTATTTATATTGCCATTTGTATGCGCCTTTTCCCGGTATGGGGATGGAGTATTTGGGCTTTAGCTGTTATCACGGGATATTTCCATAGCAAACAAGCTTCCATGGCTGATTATTACAGGAATATACACTTGTTATTTTTGAAAGGAAAATCAGGTAGTGAATTAGACAATACAGCCGAACTGAGAGAGAAAAACGTGGAATTGACATGGGGGGCTAACTTCTGGGAGAAACTGGTTCTTACCTTTTACCTGAATTACACTAAAGGTCAGGAAAGCTGGTCGGCAAATTTTCAGGAAATGTTTAAACTATTGAAAAGCCGGTTTGGAGAAACTGCTCCGGAGCAATTTAGAGTTGCTTTCAGAGAAAAAAGCCTACCTTTGATGAAATGGACTAATATTTTGTCTTTCAATACTCGTGCAATAGCTTTGTTCGTTGCAGTACTTATTAAACAACCCTGGCTATACTTTGTTTTTGAGCTTGTAGTGCTTAATGTGATTTTAGTATATATGGTTTCGTGCCATGAGAAAATGTGCAAGACATTTACAAAGCAGATAGAGGAGGGGAAATATGAAGTTCAAAACACTATTTAA
- a CDS encoding inositol-3-phosphate synthase gives MEKVQVKEAKGKLGVLVVGVGGAVASTFIAGTLISRKGLGVPVGSITQLATMRLGKREENRFPKIKDAVPLADLNDIVFGGWDLFEDDVYKAAKHAEVLTDEDLNKVKDELSAIKPMKAVFDQNFVKRLHGTWVKQAPTKWDLMEQVREDIRNFKKENNCDRIVMIWCGSTEVFTPLGEIHKSLSSFEKAVKENHADIAPSNLYAYAAIAEGVGYINGAPNLTVDIPAMWEFSAQKQVPICGKDFKTGQTMLKTVLSPMFKTRMLGLSGWFSTNILGNRDGEVLDDPGSFKTKEESKLSVIDNILQPELYPELYGNVYHKVRINYYPPRKDNKEGWDNIDLFGWLGYPMQLKVDFLCRDSILAAPLCLDLVLFSDLAQRAGMSGIQSWLSFYFKSPMHEKNQIAEHDLFIQYVKLKNTLRKMIGEETVDFID, from the coding sequence ATGGAAAAAGTACAAGTGAAAGAAGCCAAGGGAAAACTTGGAGTTCTTGTTGTCGGAGTTGGTGGTGCAGTAGCATCTACATTTATTGCAGGTACATTAATTTCTCGTAAGGGATTAGGTGTTCCTGTTGGTTCAATCACTCAATTAGCTACAATGCGTTTGGGTAAAAGAGAAGAAAACCGTTTCCCGAAGATTAAAGATGCAGTGCCTTTGGCTGATCTTAATGATATCGTTTTTGGAGGATGGGATCTTTTCGAAGATGATGTTTATAAAGCAGCTAAACATGCTGAAGTATTGACAGATGAAGATCTAAACAAAGTGAAAGATGAGCTTTCGGCTATCAAACCAATGAAAGCTGTATTCGATCAAAACTTTGTAAAAAGACTTCATGGTACATGGGTAAAACAAGCTCCTACTAAATGGGACTTGATGGAACAAGTAAGAGAAGATATCCGTAACTTCAAAAAAGAAAATAACTGCGATAGAATAGTTATGATCTGGTGCGGTAGTACAGAAGTATTTACTCCTCTTGGTGAAATCCACAAAAGCCTTTCTTCTTTCGAAAAAGCAGTAAAAGAAAATCATGCAGATATTGCTCCATCTAACTTATATGCTTATGCAGCTATTGCTGAAGGTGTAGGTTACATCAATGGTGCTCCTAACTTAACTGTTGACATTCCTGCAATGTGGGAATTCTCGGCACAAAAACAAGTTCCGATCTGTGGAAAAGACTTCAAGACTGGTCAAACTATGTTGAAGACTGTTCTTTCTCCTATGTTCAAGACTCGTATGTTAGGTCTTAGCGGATGGTTCTCTACAAATATTCTTGGAAATCGTGACGGAGAAGTTCTTGACGATCCAGGATCATTCAAAACAAAAGAAGAATCTAAACTATCAGTAATTGATAATATCCTTCAACCAGAATTGTATCCGGAACTTTATGGTAATGTTTACCACAAAGTACGTATCAACTATTATCCTCCTCGTAAGGACAATAAAGAAGGATGGGATAATATCGACTTGTTCGGATGGTTAGGTTATCCAATGCAATTGAAAGTGGATTTCCTTTGCCGTGACTCTATCCTTGCAGCTCCTTTGTGTCTTGACCTTGTGTTGTTCTCTGACCTTGCACAACGTGCAGGTATGAGCGGTATCCAAAGCTGGTTATCATTCTATTTCAAGAGCCCAATGCACGAAAAGAATCAGATTGCAGAGCACGATTTATTCATCCAATATGTGAAGTTAAAAAACACACTTCGCAAAATGATTGGTGAAGAAACTGTAGACTTTATCGACTAA
- the rlmN gene encoding 23S rRNA (adenine(2503)-C(2))-methyltransferase RlmN, with the protein MIEKKHLLGLTLDELKDVALECGLPKFAAKQMADWLYKKRVLSIEEMTNLSLANRNLLSEKYDVGRSLPVEDQRSIDGTVKYLFKTDAGKFIESVMIPEDERATLCVSSQVGCKMNCLFCMTGKQGFNGNLSANEILNQVCSIDESDDLTNIVFMGMGEPLDNYEQLKKTLDIMTSDYGFAWSPKRITVSTTGVTPKLKRFLDESNAHLAVSLHTPMKEQRLSIMPAEKAFPLSGVLDLLKQYDWSKQRRLSFEYIMFKDFNDSIAHAKELFKILNGLDCRVNLIRFHAIPNVDLVTSSNETMIQFRDFLTRKGLMCTIRSSRGEDIFAACGMLSTEKSKQ; encoded by the coding sequence ATGATAGAGAAAAAACACCTATTGGGACTAACTTTAGATGAACTGAAAGATGTTGCATTAGAGTGTGGCTTGCCTAAGTTTGCCGCTAAACAAATGGCGGATTGGCTATATAAAAAAAGAGTACTATCGATAGAGGAAATGACAAATCTATCGTTAGCAAATAGAAACCTATTGTCGGAAAAATACGATGTAGGACGTTCTTTACCTGTCGAAGATCAACGCTCGATAGATGGAACGGTTAAATATCTGTTTAAAACGGATGCAGGGAAATTTATCGAATCGGTAATGATCCCCGAAGATGAAAGAGCCACTTTGTGTGTGTCGTCTCAGGTCGGTTGTAAGATGAATTGCTTGTTCTGTATGACAGGGAAGCAAGGTTTTAATGGAAACCTGTCTGCCAACGAAATTTTGAATCAGGTATGTTCGATAGATGAATCGGATGATCTTACCAATATCGTATTTATGGGTATGGGTGAGCCTTTGGACAACTACGAACAATTGAAAAAAACACTGGATATAATGACTTCGGACTATGGTTTTGCATGGAGCCCGAAGCGAATTACCGTTTCTACTACAGGAGTAACTCCTAAGTTGAAACGTTTTTTAGATGAGAGTAATGCTCATTTAGCTGTAAGTTTACATACACCTATGAAGGAGCAGCGATTGTCGATAATGCCGGCTGAAAAAGCATTCCCTTTATCGGGAGTTCTCGATCTGCTGAAACAATATGATTGGTCAAAACAAAGACGTTTGTCTTTCGAATATATAATGTTTAAAGATTTTAATGATTCTATAGCACATGCTAAAGAATTGTTCAAAATTTTGAATGGTCTCGATTGTCGGGTCAATTTGATTCGATTTCATGCTATCCCTAATGTCGATCTTGTTACATCAAGCAACGAAACAATGATACAATTCAGGGATTTTTTAACCCGTAAGGGTCTGATGTGTACGATACGTTCATCAAGAGGTGAAGATATCTTTGCAGCTTGCGGAATGTTGTCAACTGAGAAAAGTAAGCAATAA
- the dnaN gene encoding DNA polymerase III subunit beta encodes MLTTITISKSELLSRLVSVSKIISSKPATPIMENILLDIQDGRVKISAADYLGRMNTSIEGILTDNNITYCIEPKLIIEALKTLPEQPITITIGEGYGIVVKYKGGKFEMTGKPADEFPKDKDTSKAIKLSIPAKVLLSGIEKTCFCSANDELRPVMNGVYFDISAGLINFVASDGHKLALAEYTDESINETINFILPQKIATILKNAISPSDELVDIFIDNRFVRLEYNSESIEATLIEGKYPNYRSVIPPNNDKFLSIGVPELKGALKRVSVFSNQASSLVKLQLSNNQIMISGQDIDFSTAAEEIVACEYNNDPLAIGFKGHFLSELIAAIPTSDLQMSFSDPSRATLITPIDNKSTDKLTYLLMPMMLND; translated from the coding sequence ATGTTAACAACAATCACAATTTCAAAATCAGAATTATTAAGCCGATTAGTTTCGGTCAGCAAAATTATTTCTTCTAAACCGGCTACTCCTATAATGGAAAATATCCTATTGGACATCCAAGATGGTAGAGTCAAAATATCGGCAGCCGACTACTTGGGTCGGATGAATACTTCTATTGAAGGAATATTAACTGATAATAATATTACCTACTGTATTGAACCTAAATTAATAATTGAAGCTTTAAAAACACTACCGGAACAACCAATTACCATTACAATTGGTGAAGGTTATGGAATAGTAGTCAAATATAAAGGCGGAAAGTTCGAAATGACTGGCAAGCCGGCTGATGAATTCCCAAAAGATAAAGACACATCCAAAGCAATTAAACTTTCTATTCCAGCTAAAGTTCTTTTATCAGGTATTGAGAAAACTTGTTTTTGTTCAGCCAATGACGAGCTACGCCCTGTAATGAATGGTGTGTATTTTGATATATCAGCAGGACTGATCAATTTTGTTGCTTCTGATGGCCACAAATTGGCTTTAGCTGAATACACTGACGAATCCATAAACGAAACTATTAATTTTATCCTTCCTCAAAAAATAGCAACGATTCTAAAGAATGCTATATCACCGTCAGATGAATTAGTCGATATTTTTATAGATAACCGATTTGTTCGTCTCGAATATAATTCGGAGAGCATTGAAGCTACTTTAATCGAAGGTAAATATCCCAATTACCGCTCTGTTATTCCCCCCAATAATGATAAGTTTCTTTCTATTGGTGTACCTGAATTAAAAGGTGCATTGAAGCGTGTATCTGTATTCTCAAATCAGGCAAGCAGTTTGGTTAAGCTGCAGTTATCAAATAACCAGATTATGATATCGGGACAAGATATCGACTTTTCAACAGCAGCGGAAGAAATTGTTGCTTGCGAGTATAATAACGATCCACTAGCTATCGGTTTTAAAGGTCACTTTCTTTCAGAGCTAATAGCTGCTATTCCAACGTCTGATCTTCAAATGTCGTTCTCCGATCCAAGTCGGGCCACTCTCATTACTCCTATTGATAATAAATCAACCGATAAGTTAACCTATTTATTAATGCCAATGATGCTAAATGATTAA
- a CDS encoding NAD(P)H-dependent glycerol-3-phosphate dehydrogenase — MKYPGRIAIIGGGTWATALAKIVLTQETHINWYMRRPEQIEDFIKVGHNPSYLSNVPFNLDRISFFSDINEIVNNSDTLILAVPSPFLKTHLEKLKTPISDKFIISAIKGIIPPENLLVTDYLTKEYGVPSDKIAIVAGPCHAEEIALERLTYPTIACTDQAMATAVARIFTNRFVKASTSVDVSGIELAAVLKNVYAIAAGICHGLKYGDNFQAVLVSNAVQEMEKFMEVVSPVKRKIFESAYIGDLLVTAYSSFSRNRTFGSMIGKGYSVKAAQIEMEMVAEGYYGTKCIMEMNADYCINIPIVETVYRILYEKVPARIEIKRLREEILK; from the coding sequence ATGAAATATCCGGGAAGAATAGCTATAATAGGCGGAGGAACATGGGCTACGGCTCTTGCAAAAATAGTACTGACACAGGAAACGCATATCAATTGGTACATGCGTCGTCCTGAACAAATTGAGGATTTTATAAAAGTAGGACATAATCCGTCTTATTTATCTAATGTGCCGTTTAATCTGGATCGAATTTCGTTCTTTTCAGATATCAACGAAATAGTAAATAACTCTGATACTCTGATTCTGGCAGTGCCATCTCCGTTTTTAAAAACTCATTTAGAGAAACTAAAAACGCCGATAAGTGATAAGTTTATTATATCTGCTATAAAAGGAATTATACCTCCAGAAAATCTGTTAGTGACTGATTATCTGACAAAGGAATACGGAGTTCCTTCGGATAAAATCGCAATAGTAGCAGGTCCTTGCCATGCAGAAGAGATAGCACTCGAACGTTTGACATACCCTACCATCGCGTGTACAGATCAGGCAATGGCAACTGCTGTAGCACGTATATTTACAAATCGATTTGTAAAGGCGTCTACTTCGGTAGATGTGAGCGGTATAGAGTTGGCTGCGGTATTGAAAAATGTATACGCTATAGCTGCGGGTATCTGTCACGGATTGAAATATGGCGATAATTTTCAGGCTGTATTAGTATCGAATGCAGTACAGGAAATGGAGAAATTTATGGAAGTAGTTTCGCCCGTCAAACGAAAAATATTTGAATCAGCTTATATCGGAGATTTATTGGTTACAGCCTATTCAAGTTTTAGCCGTAATAGAACATTCGGGTCAATGATCGGAAAAGGATATTCTGTGAAAGCTGCTCAAATAGAGATGGAAATGGTAGCCGAAGGCTATTACGGAACTAAATGTATCATGGAGATGAATGCAGATTACTGCATAAATATTCCTATTGTCGAGACTGTTTATCGTATTCTTTATGAGAAAGTTCCGGCACGTATAGAAATAAAACGTTTAAGAGAAGAAATATTAAAATAA
- a CDS encoding sugar phosphate nucleotidyltransferase translates to MNYAIIAAGEGSRLAQEGVTLPKPLVKLNGVEMIRRLIDIFAKNQADSISIIVNEEMKAVQEYVKQIKLDIPLNIVIKSTPSSMHSFFELREFLREGKFCLTTVDTIFKEEDFEQYIKAFIADAESDGMMAVTDYIDDEKPLYVDVNQNMVITGFLDNSDSCKYISGGIYGLTPKGIDTLENCLSSGQSRMRNFQRQLVADGLCLKAYPFPKIVDVDHAEDIVKAEAFLRN, encoded by the coding sequence ATGAATTATGCAATAATAGCCGCCGGAGAAGGTTCGAGGTTGGCACAAGAAGGGGTTACGTTACCAAAGCCTCTTGTAAAGTTAAACGGGGTGGAGATGATTCGTCGCCTCATTGATATTTTCGCAAAGAACCAAGCTGACTCCATCAGTATCATTGTAAATGAAGAGATGAAAGCAGTGCAAGAATACGTAAAGCAAATAAAACTGGATATTCCACTTAATATTGTTATAAAATCGACTCCCAGCTCGATGCATAGCTTCTTCGAATTGAGGGAATTTTTGCGTGAAGGTAAATTTTGCTTAACTACTGTTGATACAATATTTAAAGAAGAAGATTTCGAGCAATATATCAAAGCGTTCATTGCTGATGCTGAATCGGATGGAATGATGGCTGTAACCGATTATATTGATGACGAGAAACCTCTCTATGTGGATGTCAATCAAAATATGGTAATTACTGGATTTCTGGATAATTCGGATTCATGTAAATACATTTCGGGAGGTATATACGGTTTAACACCTAAAGGAATAGATACACTCGAAAACTGTTTGTCTTCGGGGCAATCGCGCATGCGGAATTTTCAACGTCAATTAGTGGCTGACGGATTGTGTCTCAAGGCATATCCTTTTCCGAAGATTGTAGATGTTGATCATGCCGAAGATATTGTAAAAGCTGAGGCGTTTCTTCGAAATTAA
- the pdxA gene encoding 4-hydroxythreonine-4-phosphate dehydrogenase PdxA translates to MIKVGITHGDINGIGYEVILKTFGDLRIAELCIPVIYGSTKVAAYHRKALELPPVTFNLIQEASEAEINKVNVINCIPDDIKVELGKSTKAAGDASLSSLERATADLAAGLIDVLVTAPINKDNIQQDTFHFPGHTEYLEKKFGQDTSKSLMILAKEDLRVALVTGHLPLGKVAESITKEKVKETIDIFNKSLLRDFNIDKPRIAVLSLNPHAGENGLLGTEENDIIIPALREMEESGILCFGPYAADGFFGSGRFKSFDGILAMYHDQGLVPFKTLAMEEGVNFTAGLPIVRTSPAHGTAYNIAGKNEASEDSFRQAIYLAIDTLRNRKEYDKAHANPLRKMYYEKGGDNEVLDLTKEESAD, encoded by the coding sequence ATGATAAAAGTAGGAATTACACACGGTGACATTAACGGTATTGGCTATGAAGTCATACTTAAAACGTTTGGAGATCTCCGTATTGCAGAATTATGCATTCCTGTAATATATGGATCAACAAAAGTTGCAGCCTATCATCGCAAAGCTTTAGAATTACCTCCTGTTACCTTCAACCTGATTCAAGAAGCGAGTGAAGCAGAGATAAATAAAGTGAATGTTATTAATTGTATTCCCGATGACATCAAGGTCGAACTCGGAAAGTCAACCAAAGCAGCAGGTGATGCCTCGCTAAGTTCATTGGAAAGAGCTACAGCAGATCTGGCTGCCGGATTGATTGACGTATTGGTTACAGCACCTATCAATAAGGATAATATTCAACAAGATACTTTCCATTTTCCGGGTCATACCGAATATTTGGAAAAGAAATTCGGACAGGATACGTCAAAGTCTCTTATGATTCTTGCAAAAGAAGATCTAAGAGTTGCACTTGTTACAGGACATCTTCCTTTAGGTAAAGTTGCCGAAAGCATCACTAAAGAAAAGGTTAAAGAAACAATCGACATATTTAATAAATCGTTACTTCGCGATTTTAATATCGATAAACCCCGTATTGCAGTACTTTCATTGAACCCTCACGCCGGAGAAAATGGTTTGTTAGGGACAGAAGAAAACGACATTATTATTCCTGCTCTGCGTGAGATGGAAGAAAGTGGCATTTTATGCTTTGGACCATATGCTGCCGATGGTTTTTTCGGATCAGGACGCTTTAAATCCTTTGATGGTATATTGGCTATGTATCACGATCAGGGTTTGGTTCCTTTCAAGACTCTGGCAATGGAGGAAGGTGTTAACTTTACGGCAGGTTTGCCTATTGTTCGCACATCTCCCGCACACGGTACCGCTTATAACATTGCGGGGAAAAACGAAGCATCTGAGGATTCTTTTCGTCAGGCAATTTATCTGGCAATTGACACTTTACGTAATCGTAAAGAGTATGATAAAGCCCATGCCAATCCTTTGAGAAAAATGTATTATGAGAAGGGTGGAGATAACGAAGTCTTAGATCTGACAAAAGAAGAATCGGCAGATTGA
- a CDS encoding HAD family hydrolase: protein MFELEKVKGIIFDYGGTIDSNGKHWAEVLWEAYQDMEVPVTKEVFREAFVYVERYLAVHPDVQPNHNFFELLKIKTDLQISYLIEQNILDNNDKTSSYSLVISTQCYNFAKEIISKEKVILNALRERYPMVLVSNFYGNVQAVLKDFGLLDFFDDIIESAVVGVRKPDPAIFGLGVDKLNLPASNIVVIGDSHAKDIVPASKNGCQTIWLKGPGWGDDEENATADVIITDFMELEDIFQLN from the coding sequence ATGTTTGAGCTAGAAAAAGTAAAAGGTATTATCTTCGATTACGGAGGTACAATTGACAGCAATGGTAAACATTGGGCTGAAGTATTATGGGAGGCTTATCAGGATATGGAAGTGCCTGTAACTAAAGAAGTCTTTCGTGAAGCCTTTGTATATGTTGAGCGCTATTTAGCTGTACACCCCGATGTGCAGCCGAATCATAACTTCTTCGAGTTACTGAAAATAAAGACTGACCTTCAGATTAGTTATTTGATCGAACAAAATATATTGGATAATAATGATAAAACATCAAGCTATTCTCTTGTTATTTCGACGCAATGTTATAACTTTGCCAAAGAGATTATAAGCAAAGAGAAAGTGATTTTGAATGCTTTACGTGAACGTTATCCAATGGTGCTAGTTTCTAATTTCTATGGAAATGTGCAAGCTGTATTAAAGGATTTCGGATTGCTTGATTTCTTTGATGATATTATTGAATCGGCTGTTGTAGGAGTTAGAAAGCCCGATCCTGCTATATTTGGTTTGGGTGTGGATAAGTTGAATCTTCCGGCTTCGAATATCGTCGTAATAGGCGATTCCCATGCAAAAGATATAGTACCGGCGTCAAAAAACGGATGTCAGACCATTTGGTTGAAAGGTCCGGGATGGGGCGATGATGAAGAAAATGCAACTGCTGATGTTATTATTACAGACTTTATGGAGTTGGAAGATATTTTTCAACTGAATTAA
- a CDS encoding glucose-6-phosphate isomerase produces the protein MEKVISLNVDKVFSFVNKSEIEAGAALAKQCNETLHKGSGKGNDFLGWLNLPSSITDADLKDIVNTAQVLRSKCEVVVVVGIGGSYLGAKSVIEALSNSFDWLQKDRKNPVVVYAGQNIGEDYLSELIAYLTDKSFGIINISKSGTTTEPALSFRILKGELERKVGKAEAQSRIVAITDAARGALHTLAKKEGYKMYVIPDNVGGRFSVLTPVGLLPIAVAGFDIQKLVQGAAFMEKNTTPDVPFEKNLAEQYAVTRNELYKKGKKIEILANYNPKLHFFAEWWKQLYGESEGKENKGIFNAAVDFTTDLHSMGQWIQEGERSIFETVLSVANPHHTVLVPKDEEDLDGLNFLVGKRVDFVNKMAELGTQLAHVDGGVPNIKIEIPELSEYYLGQLIYFFEKACGISGYILGVNPFDQPGVEAYKKNMFALLNKPGFEKDHEEIQKRL, from the coding sequence ATGGAAAAAGTTATAAGTTTAAATGTTGATAAAGTATTTTCTTTTGTAAATAAGTCAGAGATAGAAGCTGGTGCAGCTTTGGCTAAACAATGCAATGAAACTTTACACAAAGGTTCGGGCAAAGGTAACGATTTCCTAGGTTGGTTAAATCTGCCTTCATCTATTACAGATGCTGACCTGAAAGATATTGTAAATACAGCTCAGGTGTTGAGAAGCAAATGTGAAGTTGTAGTAGTTGTAGGTATTGGAGGTAGTTATTTGGGAGCGAAATCGGTGATTGAGGCTCTATCGAACTCTTTTGACTGGTTGCAAAAAGATCGTAAAAATCCGGTGGTAGTATATGCCGGTCAAAATATCGGGGAAGATTATCTATCGGAACTTATCGCTTATTTGACCGATAAATCGTTCGGAATTATCAATATATCAAAATCGGGAACAACAACCGAGCCTGCTTTATCGTTCCGTATCCTCAAAGGAGAATTGGAAAGAAAAGTAGGAAAAGCTGAGGCTCAAAGCCGTATTGTGGCAATCACCGATGCTGCAAGAGGTGCTTTGCATACATTAGCTAAAAAAGAAGGCTATAAAATGTATGTGATTCCTGATAATGTAGGAGGTCGTTTTTCAGTACTTACTCCTGTGGGTTTGCTTCCTATTGCAGTTGCCGGATTCGATATCCAAAAACTGGTACAAGGTGCAGCTTTCATGGAAAAGAATACAACACCGGATGTTCCGTTCGAGAAAAATCTTGCTGAACAGTATGCTGTAACTCGTAACGAGTTGTACAAAAAAGGTAAGAAAATAGAGATACTTGCTAACTACAATCCTAAGCTTCACTTTTTTGCAGAATGGTGGAAACAGTTATACGGAGAAAGTGAAGGTAAAGAAAACAAAGGTATCTTTAATGCTGCTGTAGATTTCACAACCGACCTACACTCAATGGGGCAATGGATTCAGGAAGGCGAACGTTCTATCTTCGAAACTGTTCTTTCGGTAGCAAATCCTCATCATACGGTTCTTGTTCCTAAAGATGAAGAAGATTTGGATGGTTTGAACTTTTTAGTTGGCAAACGTGTTGATTTTGTGAATAAAATGGCGGAACTAGGTACTCAGTTGGCTCACGTTGACGGAGGTGTTCCAAACATCAAGATTGAGATTCCTGAATTGAGCGAATATTATTTAGGACAATTAATATATTTCTTTGAGAAAGCATGTGGTATAAGCGGTTATATCTTAGGGGTAAATCCTTTCGATCAACCAGGGGTAGAGGCTTATAAGAAGAATATGTTCGCACTGTTAAATAAACCGGGTTTTGAAAAAGACCACGAAGAAATACAAAAACGTTTATAA